In Cupriavidus basilensis, one genomic interval encodes:
- a CDS encoding ArnT family glycosyltransferase encodes MSAAKTSRVHLTAAATGTLPRALLLAICIIYGLAGLFGRDPWKNEDAAGFGVMWQLATGGTQDWLMPNIVGRPYGEDGPLVFWVGALMIRLFGGWLGAPDASRIATALFYFGTCSLIWYATYLLGRRAEVQPFAYVFGGQPNARDYGRTLADGALLIFLACVGLAMRGHETTPQVGQVCFVAMSLYGMVRSLDKPIQGGIWLGVGLGALTLSSGPVIPLVLLASVIICGLACKPLPLPRVLLASVPLALALVAAWMAAAYFGATDHNDAVTFIREWSRYDRRTYGAPNAAALNFIARNLLLFTWPVWPIACWAWLSWSGMRRAPHVALPLAMLLPPLLLLFLLRAPGDVQFILLLPPMAVLAAFGLPTLTRAAINAIDWFALLFFTIFGGFVWFMWIARTTGQPPRVAANIYRLLPGFQQDFTVSAIIYALLVTAAWILIVRWRLSRAPKQIWRPVVISAAGTTLMWVLAMTLWMPSINYGKTYRDVAQAASMALPTAYNCVQPIRMGDAQLASFAYFGHIRFGGPDDGCDVLLRHDPVDYGEPTSISHFEWRLIWEGRRPSDRDERFRMYRLVDMSRVAPPRPSLPGRRLPSHP; translated from the coding sequence ATGAGCGCAGCCAAGACTTCCCGTGTCCACCTGACCGCAGCCGCCACCGGTACGCTCCCGCGCGCACTGTTGCTGGCCATCTGCATCATCTACGGCCTGGCTGGCCTGTTCGGCCGCGACCCGTGGAAAAACGAGGATGCGGCCGGCTTCGGCGTGATGTGGCAACTGGCCACCGGCGGCACCCAGGACTGGCTGATGCCCAATATCGTGGGCCGCCCTTACGGCGAAGACGGCCCGCTGGTGTTCTGGGTTGGCGCCCTGATGATCCGCCTGTTTGGCGGCTGGCTCGGCGCGCCGGACGCGTCGCGCATCGCCACGGCACTCTTTTACTTTGGCACCTGCTCACTGATCTGGTACGCGACCTACCTGCTCGGCCGACGCGCCGAGGTGCAGCCTTTCGCCTATGTCTTCGGCGGCCAGCCCAACGCGCGCGACTACGGCCGCACGCTGGCCGACGGCGCCCTGCTGATCTTCCTGGCCTGCGTAGGCCTGGCCATGCGCGGCCACGAAACCACGCCACAGGTTGGGCAGGTTTGCTTTGTCGCCATGAGCCTGTATGGCATGGTGCGCAGCCTGGACAAGCCAATCCAGGGCGGCATCTGGCTGGGCGTCGGGCTGGGTGCGCTGACCCTGTCCAGCGGGCCGGTCATCCCGCTGGTCTTGCTCGCGTCCGTCATCATCTGCGGCCTGGCCTGCAAGCCCCTGCCCCTGCCGCGCGTGCTGCTGGCCAGCGTGCCGCTGGCGCTGGCGCTGGTGGCCGCCTGGATGGCCGCCGCCTACTTCGGCGCGACCGACCACAACGACGCCGTGACCTTTATCCGCGAGTGGTCGCGCTACGATCGCCGCACCTACGGCGCGCCGAACGCCGCTGCGCTCAACTTCATCGCGCGCAACCTGCTGCTGTTTACCTGGCCGGTGTGGCCAATTGCCTGCTGGGCCTGGCTGAGCTGGTCGGGCATGCGCCGTGCGCCGCATGTGGCGCTGCCACTGGCGATGCTGCTGCCGCCGCTGCTGCTGCTGTTTCTGCTGCGTGCGCCGGGCGACGTACAGTTCATCCTGCTGCTGCCGCCGATGGCCGTGCTTGCCGCGTTCGGGTTGCCGACGCTCACGCGCGCCGCCATCAACGCGATCGACTGGTTCGCCCTGCTGTTCTTCACCATCTTCGGCGGCTTCGTCTGGTTCATGTGGATCGCCAGGACGACGGGCCAGCCGCCGCGCGTCGCCGCCAATATCTATCGACTGCTGCCGGGCTTCCAGCAAGACTTCACAGTCAGCGCGATCATCTATGCGCTGCTGGTGACGGCAGCCTGGATTCTGATCGTGCGCTGGCGCCTGTCGCGCGCGCCTAAGCAGATCTGGCGCCCGGTGGTGATCTCGGCCGCCGGCACCACGCTGATGTGGGTGCTGGCCATGACGCTGTGGATGCCATCGATCAACTACGGCAAGACCTATCGCGACGTGGCCCAGGCCGCCTCGATGGCGCTGCCCACGGCATATAACTGCGTGCAGCCGATTCGCATGGGCGACGCGCAGCTGGCTTCGTTTGCCTATTTCGGCCATATCCGCTTTGGCGGCCCGGATGACGGCTGCGACGTCCTGCTGCGCCACGACCCCGTCGACTACGGCGAACCTACCAGCATCTCGCACTTTGAATGGCGCCTGATCTGGGAAGGCCGACGCCCCTCCGATCGCGACGAGCGCTTTCGCATGTATCGCCTGGTCGATATGTCCCGGGTCGCGCCACCCCGTCCCAGCCTGCCCGGACGCCGGCTGCCAAGCCACCCCTGA
- a CDS encoding MATE family efflux transporter, with protein sequence MNMFHDIRRIAVLAAPVLVGQLAVIAFGVIDTIMAGRASAIDLAAVGLGGSIYITVYISLMGVLQALAPIAGQLHGAGRAAEIGSEVRQAAWLGLALAIPGMLLLLFPGPLLEFAQAPPELVEKATHYLHIQAFGLPAALGFRIYSALNNALSRPVMVTVLQLVGLVVKIPLNAWFIDGGFGLAPMGGPGCALASALISWIWCISGILILRRNTAYRPLQIFSSWAWPQARPIRALLRLGVPMGLTYLIEITSFTLMSIFITRMGTVVLAGHQIIANLGAVAYMLPLSLAIATSTLVAQSIGARDQDSARRIARRGICLAATLAIMVGGLLWILREPLLHAYAKDPAVVRAALPLMLFIAFYQAFDAVQVMTAFILRAYKIALVPTLIYAVSLWGIGLGGGYVLGFGLIDALPAFTRGAAGFWLANSISLAIAGSLLVRYFVTVSRRRTS encoded by the coding sequence ATGAACATGTTCCACGATATCCGCCGCATTGCCGTGCTGGCCGCGCCGGTCCTGGTCGGCCAGCTTGCGGTGATCGCCTTTGGCGTGATCGACACCATCATGGCCGGGCGAGCCTCTGCCATCGACCTGGCCGCCGTGGGGCTGGGCGGGTCCATCTACATCACGGTCTACATCAGCTTGATGGGCGTGCTGCAGGCGCTGGCGCCAATCGCCGGTCAGCTCCATGGCGCCGGGCGCGCGGCGGAAATTGGCAGCGAGGTCAGGCAGGCCGCCTGGCTCGGACTGGCACTGGCCATCCCCGGCATGTTGCTGCTGCTGTTCCCCGGCCCGCTGCTGGAGTTTGCCCAGGCACCGCCGGAGCTGGTCGAAAAGGCAACGCACTACCTGCATATCCAGGCGTTTGGCTTGCCGGCCGCACTGGGCTTTCGCATCTACTCCGCGCTCAACAACGCCTTGTCGCGCCCGGTCATGGTGACGGTACTGCAGCTCGTGGGGCTGGTGGTAAAGATTCCGCTCAATGCCTGGTTCATTGACGGTGGCTTCGGCCTGGCGCCGATGGGCGGGCCGGGCTGCGCGCTGGCCTCGGCGCTGATCAGCTGGATCTGGTGCATCTCCGGCATCCTGATCCTGCGGCGCAACACGGCCTACCGCCCGCTGCAGATCTTTTCCAGCTGGGCGTGGCCGCAAGCGCGGCCGATCCGCGCACTGCTGCGCCTGGGCGTGCCGATGGGGCTCACCTACCTGATCGAGATCACCTCGTTCACGTTGATGTCGATCTTCATCACGCGTATGGGCACCGTGGTGCTGGCTGGCCACCAGATCATCGCCAACCTGGGGGCCGTGGCCTATATGTTGCCGCTGTCGCTGGCGATTGCCACCTCCACGCTGGTGGCACAGTCCATCGGCGCGCGCGATCAGGACAGCGCACGCCGCATTGCCCGCCGCGGCATCTGCCTGGCAGCTACGCTGGCGATCATGGTCGGCGGCCTGCTGTGGATCCTGCGGGAACCGCTGCTGCATGCCTACGCCAAGGATCCGGCAGTGGTACGCGCCGCCCTTCCGCTCATGTTGTTCATCGCCTTCTACCAGGCATTCGACGCGGTCCAGGTCATGACGGCATTCATCCTGCGCGCCTACAAGATCGCACTGGTGCCGACCCTGATCTACGCGGTGTCTCTCTGGGGAATCGGCCTGGGGGGCGGCTACGTGCTGGGCTTTGGCCTGATCGATGCCTTGCCCGCCTTCACGCGGGGAGCCGCGGGGTTCTGGCTGGCTAACAGCATCAGCCTGGCCATCGCCGGCTCGCTGCTGGTGCGCTACTTCGTCACAGTCAGCCGGCGCCGTACAAGCTGA